One genomic region from Solidesulfovibrio sp. encodes:
- a CDS encoding sigma-54 dependent transcriptional regulator: MNDPAPRVLIVDDQPDFARGLVRLLAPKLPGATLGHALSGEAALEELAARPCAVLVTDLRMPGLSGLDLLTRALAAQPRLGVVMLTAHGDIDTAVAALKAGAYDFLTKPVDSEHLARVIAKGLEREALLRENDRLRAVVAACGVDQGLLGQSPAMAQVTEAIAAVAGSDYTVLIRGESGTGKELAARAIHSLSRRCGGPFLSVNCPAIPDQLLESELFGHVRGAFTGAERDRRGLFLSANGGVIVLDEIGDIPMSVQTKLLRVLQEREVRPVGSSKSSPIDVRILAATNQDLEAKIAAKTFREDLYYRLNVLTVRLPPLRERREDIPLLATAFLARACRETGIGEKEFSAEALAALAGRDWPGNVRELFNFVRRLTVFCRGDVIGPRAVATADPDQSDPAGEDDEALGTPYLEAKARVVDAFTRRYVERLLAQTRGNVSEAARVSGLERVSLQKILRRLGIAAEGYR; the protein is encoded by the coding sequence GTGAACGACCCCGCCCCCCGCGTGCTCATCGTCGACGACCAGCCCGACTTCGCCCGGGGGCTGGTGCGGCTGCTGGCCCCGAAACTGCCCGGGGCGACGCTTGGCCACGCGCTTTCCGGCGAGGCCGCCCTGGAGGAACTGGCCGCCCGGCCCTGCGCCGTGCTGGTCACGGACCTGCGCATGCCCGGCCTGTCGGGGCTGGACCTGCTCACCAGGGCCCTGGCCGCCCAACCGCGCCTGGGCGTGGTCATGCTCACGGCCCACGGCGACATCGACACGGCCGTGGCGGCGCTCAAGGCCGGGGCCTACGACTTCCTCACCAAACCCGTGGACTCGGAACATCTGGCCCGGGTCATCGCCAAGGGGCTGGAACGCGAGGCGCTGCTGCGCGAAAACGACCGGCTGCGCGCCGTGGTCGCGGCCTGCGGCGTCGACCAGGGCCTGCTCGGCCAGTCGCCGGCCATGGCGCAGGTCACGGAAGCCATCGCCGCCGTGGCCGGTTCGGACTACACGGTGCTCATCCGCGGCGAATCCGGCACGGGCAAGGAACTGGCCGCCCGGGCCATCCACAGCCTGTCGCGCCGCTGCGGCGGGCCGTTTCTGTCCGTCAACTGTCCGGCCATCCCGGACCAACTGCTCGAAAGCGAACTGTTCGGCCACGTGCGCGGCGCCTTTACCGGCGCCGAACGCGACCGGCGCGGCCTGTTCCTCTCGGCCAACGGCGGCGTCATCGTCCTCGACGAGATCGGCGACATCCCCATGAGCGTGCAGACCAAGCTGTTGCGCGTGCTCCAGGAACGCGAGGTGCGCCCCGTGGGGTCGAGCAAGTCCTCCCCCATCGACGTGCGCATCCTGGCCGCCACCAACCAGGACCTGGAAGCCAAGATCGCGGCAAAAACCTTTCGCGAAGACCTCTATTACCGCCTCAATGTCCTGACCGTGCGCCTGCCCCCCCTGCGCGAGCGGCGCGAGGACATCCCGCTTCTGGCCACGGCCTTCCTGGCCCGGGCCTGTCGCGAAACGGGCATCGGCGAAAAGGAATTCTCGGCCGAGGCCCTGGCCGCCCTGGCCGGCCGGGACTGGCCGGGCAACGTGCGGGAACTGTTCAACTTCGTGCGCCGGCTCACGGTCTTTTGCCGTGGCGACGTCATCGGCCCCAGGGCCGTGGCCACGGCCGATCCGGACCAGTCCGACCCGGCCGGGGAGGACGACGAGGCCCTGGGCACGCCCTACCTCGAAGCCAAGGCCCGCGTGGTCGACGCCTTCACCCGGCGCTACGTGGAACGGCTGCTGGCCCAGACGCGCGGCAACGTCTCGGAAGCGGCCCGGGTGTCGGGTCTGGAGCGGGTGTCGCTCCAGAAGATACTGCGAAGGCTGGGGATCGCGGCGGAAGGCTACCGGTAA
- a CDS encoding DUF3365 domain-containing protein: MAKQHPRTIKHRFVVGLSVIMALLGIFFAVVISMNLRNQLVTDTEHKASLILSQAEAVQSYVRQVLRPSMYHLLPPDAFLLEAMSTSFVTRRVMSDLSALGDQYRYRRVAVGARNPDYEADAFERGLMERFEKDPELARIEEITERDGEEVFLAARPVRLDASCLHCHGDPVTAPRELIERYGDTRGFWRHDGELVGVDAVTMPVAGALGQIKGATVSFLGLFALGLGVFYLTLQLFFDRLVVVNLRRVTEVMRSYFPKEAGEEPRQAPEEGEGEIDEIYAGIEAFASRLKEARGKIEDHAQNLERKVAERTLELAHEADERRADVSLFVELLSILNVSHTRAELLTGALARIAARFGARAVAYECEFSGGGSVAWPPGTAAPPPPADWRRLVAGNELRLGEDAAFIPVRTTDVSRGLLRLYFPTDGPGPAPEAAELYRAIGQQLGIALENLDAINSLLGQNMLLASIFDGISDPLALIDATFTVILANEPARELARALRREVLPGRDCPAALAQPGQPLRLPSELFGPGVPLRHVLPGGDGTPGTPLPSTVVLPDGRSFAVTRYPLDSPTGQDGRMVVYARENTAERRMREQMRQTEKLVAVGKLAAGLAHEINNPLGVISCYAELLRANIADAQALDDLAVIERHAEMAKKVLRDLLDFARPRPATPGPCDLAVLVKSLSRIFEVQAQARKVRLVTRAAANLPLAKADASGLEQVLSNLLLNALDAVAPGQGEIVMETEPGSDPDTVRIRVADNGPGIAPQDQPRIFEPFFTTKEAGRGSGLGLAVVFGLLRDMGGRVEVENAGGAVFTVTLPACDRDCQEENA, translated from the coding sequence ATGGCCAAGCAGCATCCCCGGACCATCAAGCACCGTTTCGTGGTCGGCCTTTCCGTCATCATGGCCTTGCTCGGCATCTTCTTCGCCGTGGTCATTTCCATGAACCTGCGCAACCAGCTCGTCACCGACACCGAGCACAAGGCCTCGCTCATCCTGTCCCAGGCCGAGGCCGTCCAATCCTACGTCCGGCAGGTGCTGCGCCCGTCCATGTACCACCTGCTGCCGCCGGACGCCTTCCTCCTCGAAGCCATGTCCACCTCCTTCGTGACCCGCCGGGTGATGAGCGACCTAAGCGCCCTGGGCGATCAGTACCGCTACCGCCGGGTGGCCGTGGGCGCCCGCAATCCCGACTACGAGGCCGACGCCTTCGAACGGGGGCTCATGGAGCGGTTCGAAAAGGACCCGGAACTGGCCCGCATCGAGGAAATCACCGAGCGCGACGGCGAGGAGGTCTTTCTGGCGGCGCGTCCCGTGCGCCTGGACGCCTCGTGCCTGCACTGCCACGGCGATCCGGTCACGGCGCCCCGGGAACTCATCGAGCGCTACGGCGACACGCGCGGCTTCTGGCGCCACGACGGCGAACTGGTCGGCGTCGATGCCGTGACCATGCCCGTGGCCGGGGCGCTGGGCCAGATCAAGGGCGCCACCGTGAGTTTCCTGGGCCTGTTCGCCCTGGGGCTCGGTGTCTTCTACCTGACCTTGCAGCTTTTTTTCGACCGGTTGGTGGTGGTCAACCTGCGCCGCGTCACGGAGGTCATGCGCAGCTACTTCCCCAAGGAGGCCGGCGAGGAACCGCGGCAGGCCCCGGAGGAGGGCGAAGGCGAGATCGACGAGATCTACGCCGGCATCGAGGCCTTTGCCTCGCGCCTCAAGGAAGCCCGGGGCAAGATCGAGGACCATGCCCAGAACCTGGAACGCAAGGTGGCGGAACGCACCCTGGAACTGGCCCACGAGGCCGACGAACGCCGGGCCGACGTGAGCCTTTTCGTGGAGCTTTTAAGCATCCTCAACGTCTCGCACACGCGCGCCGAGCTGCTCACCGGCGCCCTGGCCCGCATCGCGGCCCGCTTCGGCGCCCGGGCCGTGGCCTACGAGTGCGAATTTTCCGGCGGCGGCTCGGTGGCCTGGCCGCCGGGCACGGCCGCCCCCCCGCCGCCGGCCGACTGGCGCCGGCTCGTGGCCGGCAACGAGCTACGCCTCGGCGAGGACGCGGCCTTCATCCCCGTGCGCACCACCGACGTCAGCCGGGGGCTTTTGCGCCTCTACTTCCCGACCGACGGCCCCGGCCCCGCCCCGGAAGCGGCGGAACTCTACCGGGCCATCGGCCAGCAGCTCGGCATCGCCCTGGAAAACCTCGACGCCATCAATTCGCTTCTGGGCCAGAACATGCTGCTGGCTTCCATCTTCGACGGCATCTCCGACCCCCTGGCCCTCATCGACGCCACCTTCACCGTCATCCTGGCCAACGAGCCGGCCCGGGAGCTGGCCAGGGCCCTGCGCCGGGAAGTGCTTCCCGGCCGCGATTGCCCGGCCGCCCTCGCCCAGCCTGGCCAGCCCCTGCGCCTGCCCTCGGAACTCTTCGGCCCGGGCGTGCCGCTGCGCCATGTCCTTCCCGGCGGCGACGGCACGCCCGGCACCCCGCTTCCGTCCACGGTCGTGCTGCCCGACGGCCGGTCCTTCGCCGTCACCCGCTATCCCCTGGATTCGCCCACGGGCCAGGACGGCCGCATGGTGGTCTACGCCCGCGAAAACACCGCCGAGCGGCGCATGCGCGAGCAGATGCGCCAGACCGAAAAGCTCGTGGCCGTGGGCAAGCTGGCCGCCGGCCTGGCCCACGAGATCAACAACCCCCTGGGCGTGATCAGCTGCTACGCGGAGCTCCTGCGGGCCAACATCGCCGACGCCCAGGCCCTGGACGACCTGGCCGTCATCGAACGCCACGCCGAGATGGCCAAGAAGGTGCTGCGCGACCTGCTCGATTTCGCCCGGCCGCGCCCGGCCACGCCCGGCCCCTGCGACCTGGCGGTGCTCGTCAAAAGCCTCTCGCGCATCTTCGAGGTCCAGGCGCAGGCGCGCAAGGTCAGGCTCGTCACCCGGGCCGCCGCGAACCTTCCCCTGGCCAAGGCCGACGCCTCGGGCCTGGAACAGGTGCTGTCCAACCTGCTGCTCAACGCCCTGGACGCGGTCGCGCCCGGCCAAGGCGAAATCGTCATGGAAACCGAACCCGGCAGCGACCCGGACACGGTGCGCATCCGCGTGGCCGACAACGGCCCGGGCATCGCCCCGCAAGACCAGCCGCGCATCTTCGAGCCCTTCTTCACCACCAAGGAGGCCGGCCGGGGCTCGGGACTGGGGCTGGCCGTGGTTTTCGGGCTGCTGCGCGACATGGGCGGCCGGGTCGAGGTGGAAAACGCCGGCGGCGCGGTCTTCACCGTCACCCTGCCGGCCTGCGACCGGGACTGCCAGGAGGAAAACGCGTGA
- a CDS encoding putative sulfate exporter family transporter: MAEKRWLTEDKLALILGLILFGLSLFNFGGVDPLGWAVKVNVWTDASKIFSAATGAYKDLSGLSSLILTWIFVTAMLAFGVKALGGDPKRFAVSFTLVFFIGYFCYALGHYAVIAATPDQVKKFNLTWAMGLTGEAGFIIALLAGIFIGNFMPGVAEKLKDALKPEMFVKIAIVILGAELGVKSVDALGLASSVIFRGLCAIVEAYLIYWALVYYISRKYFKFSREWAAPLASGISICGVSAAIATGGAIRARPIVPIMVSSLVVVFTCVEMLILPFVAQHWMYGEPMVAGAWMGLAVKSDGGAIASGVITDALIRAQAMAVDGIKYQEGWVTMAATTIKIFIDVFIGVWAFILAAIWCTMIDCKPGERMKFGAIVDRFPRFVLGYVITFLIMLILCAKGGDMLKFGKTAIGDTGPFRGIFFVLTFFTIGVVSNFKKLWDEGIGRLALVYVVSLFGFIIWIGLFISWLFFHGVKPPLAP; this comes from the coding sequence ATGGCGGAAAAGAGATGGCTTACGGAAGACAAGCTGGCCCTGATCCTGGGGCTGATCCTGTTCGGCTTGTCGCTGTTCAACTTCGGCGGCGTCGATCCGCTGGGCTGGGCCGTGAAGGTCAATGTCTGGACCGACGCGTCGAAGATCTTCTCGGCAGCCACCGGGGCCTACAAGGACCTGTCGGGGTTGTCCTCCCTGATCCTGACCTGGATCTTCGTCACGGCCATGCTGGCCTTCGGCGTCAAGGCCCTGGGCGGCGATCCCAAACGCTTCGCCGTGAGTTTCACCCTGGTCTTTTTCATCGGCTACTTCTGCTACGCCCTGGGCCACTACGCGGTCATCGCCGCCACCCCGGACCAGGTCAAGAAGTTCAACCTGACCTGGGCCATGGGGCTGACCGGCGAGGCCGGGTTCATCATCGCGCTTTTAGCCGGCATCTTCATCGGCAACTTCATGCCCGGGGTGGCCGAGAAGCTCAAGGACGCGCTCAAGCCCGAGATGTTCGTCAAAATCGCCATCGTCATCCTCGGCGCCGAGCTTGGCGTCAAGTCCGTGGATGCCCTGGGCCTGGCTTCCTCGGTCATCTTCCGGGGCCTTTGCGCCATTGTCGAGGCCTACCTGATCTACTGGGCGCTGGTCTATTACATCTCCCGGAAATACTTCAAGTTCAGCCGTGAATGGGCGGCGCCGCTGGCCTCGGGCATCTCCATCTGCGGCGTGTCGGCGGCCATCGCCACGGGCGGCGCCATCCGGGCTCGGCCCATCGTCCCGATCATGGTCTCCTCCCTGGTCGTGGTGTTTACCTGCGTGGAAATGCTGATCCTGCCCTTTGTCGCCCAGCACTGGATGTACGGCGAGCCCATGGTGGCCGGCGCCTGGATGGGCCTGGCCGTGAAGTCCGACGGCGGCGCCATCGCCTCGGGCGTCATCACCGACGCGCTCATCCGAGCCCAGGCCATGGCCGTGGACGGCATCAAGTACCAGGAAGGCTGGGTGACCATGGCGGCCACCACCATCAAGATCTTCATCGACGTGTTCATCGGTGTGTGGGCCTTCATCCTGGCCGCCATCTGGTGCACGATGATCGACTGCAAGCCCGGCGAGCGCATGAAGTTCGGCGCCATCGTCGACCGGTTCCCGCGTTTCGTGCTCGGTTACGTCATCACCTTCCTGATCATGCTGATCCTGTGCGCCAAGGGCGGCGACATGTTGAAGTTCGGCAAGACCGCCATCGGCGACACCGGGCCCTTCCGGGGCATCTTCTTCGTGCTGACGTTTTTCACTATCGGCGTGGTGTCCAACTTCAAGAAGCTGTGGGACGAGGGCATCGGCCGACTGGCCTTGGTCTATGTCGTGAGCCTTTTCGGCTTCATCATCTGGATCGGCCTGTTCATTTCCTGGCTGTTCTTCCACGGCGTCAAGCCGCCCCTGGCTCCCTAG